One Faecalicatena sp. Marseille-Q4148 DNA window includes the following coding sequences:
- a CDS encoding toprim domain-containing protein, which translates to MPGVTKEQIQAAREADLFAWLQSHEPGVLKRDGPNYRHKEHDSLVYVTGKRYWYWNSRGRSINALDYLIQIRGYGLVDAVQALAGGEIRQTPAYQSAAAKQAQREPEKKPFTLPWARRCATAAVSYLQRRGISSDVISRCFRNGLFYEARYHGEPVCVFVGKDNAGKAKFACMRGITGNLKKDVYGSDKEFSFCYPPQNPGSRHVAVFEAPIDALSHATLQELEGWKWNGYRLSLGGTSHVALTAFLERHPEIKRVTLYMDNDLGGLTNARKIKAMLHEDQRFKHIRVSVNPPRVGKDYNEKLQHIREQIKGRQLQCRQKQAAISI; encoded by the coding sequence ATGCCCGGTGTAACCAAAGAGCAGATTCAGGCGGCACGGGAGGCGGACCTGTTCGCCTGGCTGCAATCCCATGAGCCCGGCGTGCTCAAACGGGACGGCCCCAATTACCGGCACAAGGAGCATGACAGCCTGGTCTATGTGACCGGGAAACGGTACTGGTACTGGAACAGCCGGGGCCGCAGTATTAACGCCCTGGATTACCTGATCCAGATTCGGGGCTATGGTCTGGTGGATGCGGTTCAAGCACTGGCAGGCGGAGAAATACGGCAGACGCCGGCTTACCAAAGCGCGGCGGCAAAGCAGGCACAGAGAGAGCCGGAAAAGAAACCGTTTACGCTGCCCTGGGCCAGACGGTGTGCTACCGCCGCTGTTTCGTATTTGCAGCGGCGCGGGATCAGTTCGGATGTGATCAGCCGGTGCTTTCGGAACGGGCTTTTCTATGAGGCCCGGTATCATGGCGAACCGGTCTGCGTGTTTGTCGGAAAAGACAACGCGGGGAAAGCGAAGTTTGCCTGTATGCGCGGTATCACCGGCAATCTCAAAAAGGATGTTTATGGCAGTGACAAGGAATTTAGCTTCTGCTACCCACCGCAGAATCCGGGCAGCCGCCATGTGGCCGTTTTTGAGGCTCCCATTGACGCACTTTCCCATGCCACGCTGCAAGAGCTCGAAGGCTGGAAATGGAATGGCTACCGCTTATCCCTGGGAGGCACCTCCCATGTGGCGCTGACCGCGTTTCTGGAACGCCACCCGGAAATAAAGCGGGTCACGCTTTACATGGACAATGATCTTGGCGGCCTTACCAATGCCCGGAAAATCAAAGCCATGCTCCATGAGGATCAGCGGTTTAAGCATATCCGGGTGAGCGTCAACCCGCCCCGCGTCGGAAAGGACTATAACGAAAAGCTGCAACATATCAGGGAACAAATTAAAGGCCGTCAACTACAATGCCGCCAGAAACAGGCGGCTATTTCAATTTAA
- a CDS encoding PcfB family protein, which translates to MQEDIEQRTMSVTVQAAKLSGRVLKAAIAAALQKMEHSRNTPKVGRNSMKRLTARDPGASTIEVTGRIRSFERIAKKHEVRYHIEKDPGTDPPKWTVYFKANQADALTAAFKEYTRKDLARSTRPSLLSQLAKFKELAQALGRDKVKNKEHGGPER; encoded by the coding sequence GTGCAGGAAGATATTGAACAAAGAACCATGTCGGTCACGGTCCAGGCGGCAAAGCTGTCCGGGCGGGTGCTGAAAGCGGCCATTGCCGCCGCGCTTCAAAAGATGGAGCATAGCCGCAATACCCCGAAAGTTGGCCGCAACAGCATGAAGCGGCTGACCGCCAGGGACCCCGGCGCCAGTACCATTGAAGTGACCGGACGGATTCGCTCTTTTGAACGGATCGCCAAAAAGCATGAGGTCCGCTATCACATTGAAAAAGACCCCGGCACGGATCCGCCCAAATGGACGGTGTATTTCAAGGCAAACCAGGCGGACGCCCTGACCGCGGCATTTAAGGAATATACAAGAAAAGACCTTGCCCGTAGCACCAGGCCGTCGCTGCTTTCCCAGCTTGCCAAATTCAAAGAGCTGGCACAGGCGCTTGGCCGTGACAAGGTAAAGAATAAGGAGCATGGAGGGCCGGAGCGTTGA
- a CDS encoding AAA family ATPase produces MEENYREVKKAEPCLKLIHMDQVEVEEIKWLFYPFIPYGKVTIIQGDPGEGKTTVVLQIIAKLTKGEAILSETSEGKSEETGVEPINVIYQTAEDGLGDTIKPRLLAAGADCSRVLVIDDQDQPLTMVDARLEEAIIQTKARLVVLDPIQGFLGAGVDMHRANEIRPLMKRISVLAEKYQCAIILIGHMNKNSNGKSSYRGLGSIDFQAAARSVLIVGRVKDEPEIRVICHVKSSLAPEGDAIAFRLDKEKGFHWIGKYDISAEDLLSGDGRGQKIRSAKEFLKEILENGSMEQAKIAEEAEERGIKKKTLWNAKKELQIDSVKIGNKWFWMLQDE; encoded by the coding sequence ATGGAAGAGAATTATAGAGAAGTAAAAAAGGCAGAACCATGCCTGAAATTGATCCACATGGATCAGGTTGAAGTGGAAGAAATCAAATGGCTCTTTTATCCCTTCATACCATACGGGAAGGTCACCATTATTCAAGGAGATCCTGGAGAGGGGAAGACCACCGTGGTGTTGCAGATCATTGCAAAGTTAACAAAAGGAGAAGCAATATTAAGTGAAACAAGCGAAGGAAAATCCGAAGAGACAGGGGTAGAGCCAATCAATGTGATTTATCAAACAGCTGAAGATGGATTGGGCGATACGATCAAACCAAGATTGTTAGCGGCAGGGGCAGATTGTTCCAGAGTCTTGGTAATTGATGATCAGGATCAGCCATTAACAATGGTAGATGCAAGGCTGGAAGAAGCGATTATACAGACAAAAGCAAGACTTGTAGTATTAGATCCAATTCAAGGCTTTCTAGGGGCTGGTGTTGATATGCATAGGGCAAATGAGATTCGCCCATTGATGAAAAGAATCTCTGTATTAGCAGAGAAATATCAATGTGCCATTATTCTGATCGGTCATATGAATAAGAATAGTAATGGAAAATCATCCTATCGTGGATTGGGTTCTATTGACTTTCAAGCGGCAGCAAGAAGCGTATTGATTGTTGGAAGAGTGAAAGATGAACCGGAAATCCGGGTGATCTGTCATGTAAAGAGTTCTCTTGCTCCGGAAGGAGATGCTATCGCCTTTCGATTAGACAAAGAAAAAGGATTCCATTGGATTGGAAAATATGACATCAGTGCAGAGGACTTATTGTCTGGTGATGGACGAGGGCAAAAGATCCGAAGTGCGAAAGAATTTTTAAAAGAGATCTTAGAGAATGGATCAATGGAACAGGCAAAAATAGCGGAAGAAGCAGAAGAACGAGGAATTAAAAAGAAAACACTTTGGAATGCGAAGAAAGAGCTGCAGATTGATTCCGTGAAGATAGGGAATAAATGGTTTTGGATGTTACAAGACGAGTAA
- a CDS encoding complexin-2, whose translation MKKVQIDYELFRKLIFYHLGSDDQYEEDIRNGLEDKLDALVRHELYTKYKTAPSEEEQEKARQDYLDKRGVSAGYRW comes from the coding sequence ATGAAAAAAGTACAGATTGATTATGAACTGTTTCGAAAATTGATCTTTTATCATCTGGGTTCAGATGATCAGTATGAAGAAGATATTCGAAATGGCTTGGAAGACAAATTGGATGCATTAGTCAGACATGAACTTTATACGAAGTATAAGACGGCTCCTTCTGAGGAAGAGCAGGAGAAAGCACGACAGGATTATTTGGATAAACGTGGAGTGTCAGCCGGTTATCGATGGTGA
- a CDS encoding addiction module toxin RelE, whose product MELNEMEKKMLFQAEGDCQAKVLNELYMTVRYSNNSELREAAESLMAKVRVLSDRECMDLVRDIQKNYRLPHPPRTIGERIAEARQQSGAEKLKGHDIMGLERFDPEVKHMIVFDVLSYDSPVGDKGDKMRLFLTEAGYQKFLESQERGEVKLKNHAKVSGGHLHYDRRDRAL is encoded by the coding sequence ATGGAACTGAACGAAATGGAAAAAAAGATGCTCTTTCAGGCCGAAGGAGACTGTCAGGCAAAGGTTCTGAATGAGCTTTACATGACCGTGCGATATTCAAACAATTCCGAGCTGCGGGAGGCGGCGGAAAGCCTTATGGCAAAGGTGCGTGTTCTGTCGGACCGTGAGTGCATGGATTTGGTGCGGGACATTCAGAAGAATTACCGGCTGCCCCACCCGCCCCGGACTATCGGGGAAAGGATCGCCGAGGCCAGGCAGCAGTCCGGCGCGGAGAAATTAAAGGGGCATGACATCATGGGGCTGGAACGCTTTGACCCGGAGGTTAAGCACATGATCGTCTTTGATGTGCTGTCCTATGATTCCCCTGTTGGGGATAAGGGCGATAAAATGCGCCTGTTTCTTACGGAGGCCGGCTATCAGAAATTCTTAGAGAGCCAGGAACGGGGCGAAGTCAAACTGAAAAATCATGCGAAGGTCTCAGGCGGCCATCTCCATTATGACCGCAGGGACCGCGCTTTGTAA
- a CDS encoding DUF3846 domain-containing protein yields MKVLMVEPGKVPYAAEIGEGLEPLQAAVGGDIQAVYPYDDPVALICNEEGKYMGLPLNRALHDDEGNIYDIVAGNFFLCGLGEEDFTDLPADLMEKYRQQFEHPEQFVRIAGKILAVKQPVPSPEEQEAQRAQMAAQEAQREEMRLDESTDLAFDLDVFLRQYSDAYADMHPVFHEEKERMADELLSGQTGKIRMRMATVIQEEHLNGEAGPLLDRIAAYEKEYGISAYSIYQLDLSDSTDDLRFMSLDWLEKKGLPVDRDNYQMVYAAELSPGETLEDIYTRFNIDHPEDFKGHSLSVSDVVVLHEKGSDTAYYVDSIGFKEVPDFLGGARQPEAKRDVSLRELLDDAKKQAAKAEPKTPEKKKEPERS; encoded by the coding sequence ATGAAAGTTTTAATGGTGGAGCCTGGGAAAGTCCCCTATGCGGCAGAAATTGGCGAAGGTCTGGAGCCATTGCAGGCCGCTGTCGGCGGGGACATTCAGGCTGTTTACCCTTACGATGACCCGGTTGCCTTGATCTGTAACGAGGAAGGCAAATACATGGGGCTTCCCCTGAACCGTGCTCTCCATGATGACGAGGGCAATATCTATGACATTGTTGCAGGGAATTTCTTTCTCTGCGGGCTTGGCGAGGAAGATTTTACAGACCTTCCAGCAGACCTTATGGAGAAATACCGGCAGCAGTTTGAGCACCCGGAGCAGTTTGTCCGCATTGCCGGGAAAATCCTGGCAGTCAAGCAGCCGGTCCCTTCCCCTGAAGAACAGGAGGCACAGCGGGCGCAGATGGCCGCACAGGAGGCACAGCGGGAAGAAATGCGGCTGGACGAGTCCACGGACCTGGCCTTTGACCTGGATGTGTTCCTGCGGCAGTACAGTGACGCTTATGCGGATATGCACCCCGTTTTCCATGAGGAAAAAGAACGCATGGCGGACGAACTCCTTTCCGGGCAGACCGGAAAGATACGCATGAGGATGGCAACTGTCATTCAGGAGGAACACCTGAACGGCGAGGCCGGGCCGCTGCTGGATCGCATTGCCGCCTATGAAAAAGAATACGGGATCAGCGCCTACTCCATTTACCAGCTTGACTTATCGGACAGCACCGATGACCTGCGCTTTATGTCCCTTGATTGGCTGGAAAAGAAAGGGCTCCCGGTAGACAGGGACAATTACCAGATGGTCTATGCGGCGGAGCTTTCGCCCGGCGAAACACTGGAAGATATTTATACCCGCTTTAACATCGACCACCCGGAGGATTTTAAGGGGCATTCCCTTTCTGTCTCTGATGTAGTAGTGCTCCACGAAAAAGGCAGCGACACCGCCTACTATGTGGACAGCATTGGGTTTAAGGAAGTGCCGGATTTTTTGGGCGGCGCCCGGCAGCCGGAGGCAAAGCGGGATGTGTCGCTGCGGGAGCTGCTTGACGACGCTAAGAAACAGGCGGCAAAGGCAGAACCTAAGACGCCGGAGAAAAAGAAAGAACCGGAAAGGAGCTGA
- a CDS encoding DUF4314 domain-containing protein: MNEWEKNRRMAESYRQSYPPGTRLELIGMDDPFAPIPAGMRGTVNYVDDQSQIHVKWDNGSGLALIPDTDSFRRLSAKEIEAENAAKGSVVSRLTASKTQPGKEREEGRRQAKPNKKKEDMQL; the protein is encoded by the coding sequence ATGAATGAGTGGGAAAAGAACCGCCGCATGGCAGAATCTTACCGGCAGTCATACCCTCCCGGTACAAGGCTGGAACTGATTGGGATGGATGATCCGTTTGCACCGATTCCGGCAGGAATGAGGGGAACGGTTAACTATGTGGATGACCAGTCTCAGATTCATGTGAAATGGGACAATGGCAGCGGGCTTGCCCTTATCCCGGACACAGACAGTTTTCGCAGGCTGTCCGCAAAAGAGATTGAGGCGGAGAATGCGGCGAAGGGTTCTGTCGTAAGCAGGCTTACCGCTTCCAAAACGCAGCCAGGGAAAGAACGGGAAGAAGGCAGGCGGCAGGCAAAGCCGAATAAAAAGAAGGAGGATATGCAGTTATGA
- a CDS encoding helix-turn-helix domain-containing protein, which yields MAVFRVEKTKDFTVMSNHHLRNTELSLKAKGLLSLMLSLPEDWDYTTKGLAHICRDGVDSITTALKELERHGYLTRQRLRNENGQLGDIEYTIHEKPVTGVKQGVSPKRENPRQVNPRQAKPEQAEPEQENPAQLNTNPQKTKKSKTDISRTHQSIYPEEPETAGCQDGIDRMDMAEAYRGIIKENIEYDFLVPRYGQERMDETVELMLETVLSRRPYIRIAGDDFPREVVRSRFLKINSDHLEYVFDCIDKNVTKVNNIKAYLLAALYNAPATMDSYYRAEVNHDLYGC from the coding sequence ATGGCTGTATTCCGTGTAGAGAAAACGAAGGACTTTACGGTTATGAGCAATCACCACCTGCGCAATACGGAACTGTCCTTAAAGGCGAAGGGGCTTCTTTCCCTTATGCTGTCGCTGCCGGAAGATTGGGATTATACCACAAAGGGGCTGGCCCACATTTGCAGGGATGGCGTGGATTCCATTACCACCGCCCTGAAGGAGCTGGAACGGCACGGGTATCTCACCAGGCAGCGCCTCCGCAATGAGAACGGACAGCTCGGCGATATTGAGTACACGATCCACGAAAAGCCTGTAACCGGCGTAAAACAAGGTGTTTCACCTAAACGGGAAAATCCAAGACAGGTAAATCCAAGACAGGCAAAACCTGAACAGGCGGAACCTGAACAGGAAAATCCCGCACAATTAAATACTAATCCACAAAAAACTAAAAAATCAAAAACGGATATATCAAGGACACATCAATCAATCTATCCGGAAGAGCCGGAAACGGCAGGCTGTCAGGATGGGATTGATAGGATGGATATGGCAGAGGCATACCGTGGAATTATCAAAGAGAATATTGAGTATGACTTTCTGGTTCCCCGCTATGGGCAGGAACGCATGGACGAGACTGTGGAGCTTATGCTGGAAACGGTGCTGTCAAGACGGCCCTATATCCGCATTGCCGGAGACGACTTCCCACGGGAGGTTGTCAGGAGCCGGTTCTTAAAGATCAATTCCGACCACCTGGAGTATGTTTTTGACTGTATCGACAAGAACGTTACGAAGGTCAACAACATCAAGGCTTATCTGCTGGCAGCGCTGTATAACGCGCCGGCAACAATGGATAGCTATTACCGTGCGGAGGTCAACCATGACCTGTACGGCTGTTAG
- a CDS encoding Maff2 family protein, which yields MAFFTSAIDTLKILVIALGAGLGAWGVINLLEGYGNDNPGAKSQGIKQLMAGGGIALVGATLIPLLSGLFS from the coding sequence ATGGCTTTTTTTACAAGCGCGATTGACACGCTGAAAATTCTCGTGATCGCCCTGGGCGCGGGTCTCGGCGCATGGGGTGTCATCAACCTTTTGGAAGGTTACGGCAACGACAACCCCGGTGCAAAATCCCAGGGGATCAAGCAGCTTATGGCGGGCGGCGGTATCGCCCTGGTGGGTGCCACGCTGATTCCGCTCCTGTCCGGCCTGTTCAGTTAA
- a CDS encoding type IV secretory system conjugative DNA transfer family protein — MPTSYLMQMHSSYVVTDPKGTVLIEVGKLLSRGTPKLDKDGKPVRGKNGKIVYEPYKIKVFNTINFSKSMHYNPFAYIHNEKDILKLVTVLIANTKGEGKSGDDFWVKAETLLYTALIGYIYYEAPSNEQNFSTLVEMINAMEVREDDETFKNAVDLLFDALEQKDPDHFALRQYKKYKLAAGKTAKSILISCGARLAPFDIKEVREITMYDELELDLVGDRKTALFFIISDTDATFNFLVSMAYTQLFNLLCERADDKFGGRLPVHVRCLIDEAANIGQIPNLEKLMATIRSREISACLVLQAQSQLKALYKDNMDTIIGNCDSSLFLGGKEETTLKSWNSLLGKETIDLYNTSVTKGTQESHGQNFQKLGKDLMSVDELAVMDGGKCLLQIRGVRPFLSRKYDITKHPNYKYLSDFDEKNAFDIEKYLSTRLPVRPRELYPNYEITPEELAAQTSA, encoded by the coding sequence GTGCCTACCTCATATCTCATGCAGATGCACAGCTCCTATGTCGTTACCGATCCGAAGGGCACGGTCTTGATTGAGGTTGGAAAGCTGTTAAGCCGGGGCACACCGAAGCTGGATAAGGACGGAAAGCCGGTCCGTGGCAAGAATGGTAAGATCGTGTATGAGCCGTATAAAATCAAGGTATTCAACACCATCAATTTCTCAAAGAGTATGCACTATAACCCTTTTGCGTATATCCACAATGAGAAGGACATTCTCAAACTGGTAACGGTGCTGATCGCCAACACGAAAGGCGAAGGGAAATCGGGAGACGATTTCTGGGTCAAGGCCGAAACACTGCTCTATACGGCGCTGATCGGCTACATCTATTATGAAGCGCCCTCCAATGAGCAGAACTTTTCCACGCTGGTGGAAATGATAAACGCTATGGAGGTCCGGGAGGATGACGAGACTTTCAAGAACGCGGTAGATTTGCTGTTTGACGCACTGGAGCAGAAAGACCCGGATCACTTTGCCCTCCGGCAGTATAAAAAATACAAGCTGGCCGCAGGCAAGACGGCTAAGTCGATCTTAATTAGCTGCGGCGCCAGGCTTGCCCCGTTTGACATTAAGGAAGTCCGGGAGATCACCATGTATGACGAGCTGGAACTTGACCTGGTGGGCGACAGGAAAACGGCGCTGTTCTTTATTATCAGTGATACGGACGCGACCTTTAATTTCCTTGTCAGTATGGCTTATACCCAGCTATTCAACCTGCTCTGTGAGCGGGCGGATGATAAATTTGGTGGCAGGCTCCCGGTCCATGTGCGGTGCCTGATCGACGAGGCGGCCAATATAGGCCAAATCCCGAACCTGGAAAAGCTGATGGCAACGATCCGTTCCAGGGAAATATCCGCCTGCCTGGTATTGCAGGCCCAGAGTCAGCTCAAAGCGCTTTATAAGGACAACATGGACACGATCATCGGCAACTGTGATTCTTCTCTTTTCCTGGGAGGTAAGGAGGAAACCACCTTGAAAAGCTGGAACTCCCTGCTGGGGAAAGAAACCATTGATCTATATAACACCAGCGTCACGAAGGGCACCCAGGAATCCCACGGGCAGAACTTTCAAAAGCTGGGAAAAGATTTGATGTCCGTTGACGAGCTTGCGGTGATGGACGGCGGAAAATGCCTCCTGCAGATCAGGGGCGTGCGTCCCTTCCTGTCCCGGAAGTATGACATTACCAAACACCCGAATTACAAATATCTTTCGGATTTTGACGAAAAGAACGCCTTTGACATAGAGAAATACCTGTCTACAAGACTGCCTGTACGTCCCAGAGAGCTGTACCCCAACTATGAGATCACGCCGGAAGAACTGGCAGCGCAGACAAGCGCGTAA
- a CDS encoding group II intron reverse transcriptase/maturase yields MRNPIHVLKSLEEKASVSNYKYERLYRNLYNPEFYLLAYANIAKSQGSMTQGVDGQTLDNMSLPRINRIIESIRNRTYQPKPAKRKYIPKKNGKLRPLGITSTDDKLVQEVVRMILEAIYEPTFSNNSHGFRPKRSCHTALTQVKKNFTGVTWIVEGDIKACFDNFDHHVLVELLRKRISDEAFIGLIWKFLKAGYMEQWQYNCTYSGVPQGSGISPICANIYLSELDNYMQEYKEKYDCEPERRRTTREYERASRRYRKARKALMGAEKSTPELVKEFKDSRRKKMNQHYYNPFEEGFKKIQYNRYADDFVIGVIGSKKDAEKIKEDVKIFLQEKLHLEMSEEKTKVTHSSKPVRYLGYDFKVIHSKNMKRCKNGDMKRVWYGKVFLYMPKEKWIKKAMERGAIQVKRNNDTGKEMWRPMPRKDLMNRSDAEIVSTFNSEIRGLYNFYRIAENVGALHKYYYMVRYSMLKTLAGKHRTNVSVIKKRHMVNGVLRIPYDTTKGRKYCEFYHDGFRKHSDGYDNVADVMPSYRKYDSRHTIVNRIKAGVCEICGEHADYLCMHHVRTLKSLKGRDIFEQKMLKMRRKSLALCPDCFELLHETKESR; encoded by the coding sequence ATGAGAAATCCGATTCATGTCTTGAAAAGCCTTGAAGAAAAGGCAAGTGTAAGTAACTACAAATATGAAAGATTATATCGCAACCTATACAATCCAGAGTTCTATCTCCTTGCATATGCGAACATTGCGAAATCGCAGGGGAGCATGACGCAGGGGGTAGACGGGCAGACGCTGGACAACATGAGCCTGCCGAGAATTAACCGGATTATTGAATCCATACGCAACAGGACATATCAGCCAAAGCCTGCAAAAAGAAAGTACATTCCTAAAAAGAACGGGAAACTTCGCCCGTTGGGAATCACTTCTACTGATGATAAGTTAGTGCAGGAAGTGGTCAGAATGATTCTTGAAGCAATCTATGAGCCGACATTCAGCAACAATTCACACGGTTTCAGACCAAAAAGAAGCTGTCACACGGCACTTACGCAAGTGAAGAAAAACTTCACAGGTGTTACATGGATTGTCGAGGGAGACATTAAGGCGTGCTTTGATAACTTCGACCATCATGTGTTGGTTGAATTACTGCGGAAAAGGATTTCAGACGAGGCTTTTATCGGTCTAATCTGGAAGTTCCTGAAAGCCGGATATATGGAACAATGGCAGTACAACTGCACCTACTCCGGTGTTCCGCAGGGCAGCGGTATCAGTCCGATATGTGCAAACATCTACCTCAGCGAACTGGACAACTATATGCAGGAATACAAAGAAAAGTATGATTGCGAGCCAGAACGCAGAAGGACGACCAGAGAATACGAGCGGGCGTCCCGGAGATACAGAAAGGCACGTAAAGCGTTAATGGGCGCAGAAAAATCAACTCCTGAACTGGTAAAAGAATTTAAGGATTCCAGAAGGAAGAAGATGAATCAGCACTATTACAATCCGTTTGAGGAAGGCTTCAAGAAAATCCAGTACAACCGTTACGCCGATGATTTTGTAATCGGCGTTATCGGCTCCAAAAAGGACGCAGAAAAAATCAAGGAAGATGTAAAAATCTTTCTCCAAGAAAAACTGCATTTGGAAATGTCCGAGGAAAAGACGAAAGTCACCCATTCCAGTAAGCCGGTACGCTATCTGGGGTACGATTTCAAAGTAATCCATTCCAAGAACATGAAGCGTTGTAAAAACGGCGACATGAAACGGGTGTGGTATGGAAAAGTATTCCTGTATATGCCGAAAGAAAAATGGATTAAAAAAGCGATGGAACGGGGAGCGATACAGGTGAAACGCAACAATGACACAGGCAAAGAAATGTGGCGGCCTATGCCAAGGAAAGACCTGATGAACCGCAGCGACGCAGAGATTGTGTCTACTTTCAATTCCGAAATTCGAGGGTTATATAACTTCTATCGGATAGCAGAAAACGTAGGCGCATTGCACAAGTATTACTACATGGTGCGGTACAGCATGTTAAAAACTCTGGCAGGAAAGCACAGAACGAATGTCAGTGTTATTAAGAAGCGGCACATGGTAAACGGAGTACTGAGAATCCCATACGATACAACTAAGGGACGTAAATACTGCGAATTTTACCATGATGGATTCAGAAAGCACAGCGACGGCTATGACAATGTGGCAGACGTTATGCCGAGTTATAGGAAATATGACAGCAGGCACACGATAGTAAACCGCATAAAAGCCGGAGTATGCGAGATTTGCGGGGAACATGCAGACTATTTATGTATGCACCACGTAAGAACGCTGAAATCGCTGAAAGGCAGGGATATATTTGAGCAGAAAATGCTGAAAATGAGAAGAAAATCTCTGGCTCTCTGCCCTGACTGCTTTGAACTCTTACACGAAACCAAAGAATCAAGGTGA
- a CDS encoding conjugal transfer protein TraG, whose product MKIDTVTLKKQVILHLPYLLFLLVFAKLGQTVRLAPGADASQKLLGLSEGFTLAFQSMWPGAALDWLVGLCGAVIMRLAVYLKGKDAKKYRKNVEYGSARWGSKTDIAPFMDQKPENNIILTQSEGLMMSGRPKNPANARNKNVLVVGGSGSGKTRFFIKPSAPVRAV is encoded by the coding sequence TTGAAGATAGATACGGTCACCCTGAAAAAGCAGGTGATCCTCCACCTGCCTTACCTTCTGTTCCTTTTGGTATTCGCAAAGCTGGGCCAGACGGTACGGCTGGCTCCCGGAGCGGATGCTTCGCAAAAACTGCTGGGGCTAAGTGAAGGCTTCACTTTGGCCTTTCAGAGCATGTGGCCCGGTGCGGCGCTGGATTGGCTGGTGGGGCTCTGCGGTGCGGTCATTATGAGGCTGGCGGTGTATCTCAAAGGAAAGGACGCAAAAAAGTACCGTAAAAATGTGGAATACGGTTCTGCCCGCTGGGGCAGCAAAACGGATATTGCACCGTTTATGGACCAAAAACCGGAAAACAACATCATTCTGACGCAGAGCGAGGGGCTTATGATGTCCGGCAGGCCGAAGAACCCGGCCAACGCCCGGAATAAAAATGTGCTGGTGGTCGGCGGTTCCGGCTCCGGCAAAACGAGGTTTTTTATCAAGCCCAGTGCGCCCGTAAGGGCGGTATAA
- a CDS encoding transcriptional regulator produces the protein MTKTENTALQMIAEAARCPEYGPDMVKALMEKLDMNEKGFALLMNVTPSTVRLWTSGAVQPSGTAKRLMQIYETGPEIVSKIAGGQHPEDGNAYK, from the coding sequence ATGACGAAGACAGAAAATACCGCTTTGCAAATGATCGCCGAAGCCGCCCGGTGCCCGGAATATGGCCCCGATATGGTTAAGGCTTTGATGGAAAAATTGGATATGAACGAAAAGGGCTTTGCGCTTCTGATGAACGTTACGCCCTCCACTGTCCGGCTCTGGACCAGCGGCGCCGTTCAGCCCAGCGGCACGGCCAAGCGCCTGATGCAAATTTATGAAACCGGGCCGGAAATCGTGAGCAAGATTGCCGGCGGACAGCACCCGGAGGATGGAAATGCTTATAAATGA